One genomic region from Halococcus qingdaonensis encodes:
- a CDS encoding DEAD/DEAH box helicase family protein, with protein sequence MRIEFEEGTLLLPEASEDVPYVEWDDRVKEYRAPAYRYRSLLEWVDAWDGNTSGSTVEKPAQQETIQSTTVAAEDAARAYPALALDPALQIEPREYQQAALNAWRTHDRRGSVVLPTGSGKTFLGIQAIADAGVGTLVVAPTINLMNQWHATLTNAFGDQLPHKGGDGPEQAIGVLGGGTHEIRPITVTTYDSAYRYIDEYGDQFGLLIADEIHHLPAPTYRQIPEMAIAPYRLGLTATYERADDAHELLEETGLIGPVVYEEAVDELAGEYLSEYETIHMQVELTDDERSQYDEEYGLYREYVDTHDFDLWKAEGYQEFLAHTSYDSDGRRALIAKQRAEDLARTAAKKLDTLDTLLKRHHDDRTIIFTANNDFAYEISQEFIVPCITHQTKTDERTEILERFRSGEYSILATSQVLDEGIDVPAANVGIILSGSASKRQYAQRLGRILRPTDERQPARLYEIIATDTMENYVSQRRREGVEAGA encoded by the coding sequence ATGCGGATCGAGTTCGAGGAGGGCACGCTCCTACTTCCAGAGGCCAGCGAGGACGTTCCATATGTGGAGTGGGACGACCGGGTCAAGGAGTACCGCGCGCCCGCATATCGCTATCGTAGCCTCCTCGAATGGGTCGATGCATGGGATGGCAATACCTCCGGTTCTACGGTAGAGAAACCAGCTCAGCAGGAAACCATCCAGTCGACTACTGTTGCGGCCGAGGACGCGGCCCGGGCGTATCCTGCCCTTGCGCTCGACCCGGCGCTCCAGATCGAGCCACGCGAGTACCAGCAGGCGGCGCTCAATGCGTGGCGAACCCATGACCGACGAGGCAGTGTCGTGCTCCCGACCGGGAGCGGGAAGACGTTTCTTGGCATCCAGGCGATCGCGGATGCTGGTGTCGGGACGCTCGTGGTCGCGCCGACGATCAACCTGATGAACCAGTGGCACGCGACGCTCACCAACGCCTTCGGCGACCAACTGCCCCACAAGGGAGGGGACGGACCCGAACAGGCGATCGGCGTGCTCGGTGGCGGGACGCATGAAATCAGGCCGATCACGGTGACGACCTACGACAGCGCGTATCGCTATATCGACGAGTACGGCGACCAGTTCGGCCTCCTGATCGCGGACGAAATTCACCACCTGCCAGCCCCGACCTATAGACAGATCCCCGAGATGGCCATCGCTCCGTATCGCCTCGGATTGACGGCCACCTACGAACGGGCCGACGATGCTCACGAACTCCTCGAAGAGACGGGGCTCATCGGCCCAGTCGTCTACGAAGAGGCGGTCGACGAACTCGCCGGTGAGTACCTCAGCGAGTACGAGACCATCCATATGCAGGTTGAGTTGACCGACGACGAGCGCTCCCAATACGACGAGGAGTACGGCCTCTATCGCGAGTACGTCGACACGCACGATTTCGACCTCTGGAAAGCCGAAGGCTATCAGGAGTTCCTCGCGCACACCTCCTACGATTCAGATGGTCGGCGGGCACTGATCGCCAAGCAGCGTGCCGAGGATCTCGCGCGCACGGCCGCGAAGAAACTCGACACGTTGGATACGCTGCTCAAACGCCATCACGACGATCGGACGATCATCTTCACCGCGAACAACGACTTCGCTTACGAGATCTCCCAAGAGTTCATCGTGCCGTGTATCACCCACCAAACCAAGACCGACGAGCGCACAGAGATCCTCGAACGGTTCCGCAGCGGCGAGTATTCGATCTTGGCGACCTCGCAGGTGCTTGATGAGGGCATCGACGTGCCCGCCGCCAACGTCGGAATCATCCTCTCTGGCAGCGCGTCGAAACGCCAGTACGCCC
- a CDS encoding IS701 family transposase: MLPITSFLSCTEPIDQLECFSTRQKHHAKTYVTGLVAASNKTVQGISNHVLPAKSERALNKFLTEYDWDENQLNRERLELLQQADDTRWSSEGVVVIDDTFTHKVGENIPNAGKFYDYTVPGYIWGQNLIYALYADEKTTYPLGFRLYEKDAQRRVELAIELVDELIEIGVPADTYLFDTSYCSEEFVTHLETYGKEWVSVVKSNARVTYGGERIRIDALAERIDTVPRTIEGETYHIWTQKRDVSRLGEVKLLITEKESGEEGETSVKYIVSNKIDAPASHLIELYAMRWRVETFFRDTKQDLGLGDCELRHAAGASRHWHLLMLAYSLLKLGAADSALGTVLARASSLRNDVKRSFRESVQNLLSWALNSPDRDTDELMHQIEGVFV; encoded by the coding sequence ATGCTACCGATCACGTCGTTCCTGTCGTGTACTGAGCCAATCGACCAGTTGGAGTGTTTCTCGACGAGGCAGAAACACCACGCCAAGACCTACGTGACAGGTCTTGTTGCCGCCAGCAACAAGACCGTCCAAGGCATCTCGAACCACGTTCTTCCGGCGAAGAGCGAACGCGCACTCAACAAGTTCCTCACCGAGTACGACTGGGACGAAAACCAACTCAACCGAGAACGACTCGAACTGCTCCAGCAAGCCGACGATACCAGATGGAGCAGTGAAGGTGTCGTCGTCATCGACGACACCTTCACGCACAAAGTCGGTGAGAACATCCCCAACGCCGGGAAATTCTACGATTACACCGTCCCAGGATACATCTGGGGACAGAACCTCATCTACGCGCTGTACGCCGACGAAAAAACCACCTACCCGCTCGGCTTCCGACTCTACGAAAAAGATGCACAGCGACGCGTTGAGCTAGCCATCGAACTCGTCGACGAACTCATCGAGATAGGTGTCCCGGCGGACACCTATCTCTTCGACACGAGCTATTGCTCCGAAGAGTTCGTCACCCATCTCGAAACCTACGGGAAAGAGTGGGTTTCAGTGGTCAAAAGCAACGCACGCGTAACCTACGGTGGTGAACGAATCCGTATCGATGCGCTTGCCGAGCGCATCGACACAGTCCCACGCACCATCGAAGGTGAAACCTACCACATCTGGACGCAGAAACGCGATGTCAGCCGTCTTGGGGAGGTGAAGTTGCTGATCACCGAAAAGGAATCGGGCGAAGAGGGCGAGACGAGCGTGAAGTACATCGTCTCGAACAAGATCGACGCGCCGGCAAGCCATCTCATCGAGTTGTACGCGATGAGATGGCGGGTGGAGACGTTCTTCAGGGACACCAAGCAGGACCTCGGTTTGGGAGACTGCGAGCTCCGACACGCCGCAGGTGCCAGTCGGCACTGGCACCTGCTGATGTTGGCCTACAGCCTCCTGAAGCTCGGTGCCGCAGACAGCGCTCTTGGAACGGTTCTCGCACGCGCGAGCTCACTCCGCAACGACGTCAAGCGCTCCTTCCGCGAAAGCGTTCAGAACCTTCTCTCCTGGGCACTCAACAGTCCCGACCGCGACACCGACGAACTCATGCACCAGATCGAGGGGGTGTTCGTCTAA
- a CDS encoding DUF7847 domain-containing protein, which yields MGAISALKNTPETLRSNPVIFAGVFALIVVGAISSVAQTLSTVGILVFGVVFFLVTPFFTAGVIGLIDRSLTADATLSTIFAKGREYYVTLLGATILQRVLFGILGAIIGLGGAFAGIFALSGVGPIGAGVVIAALVLLLFILPLFFLQFFDLAVVVSDTGAVGAFKYSYSVVRQNISSVLGFSILFNLIGAVVAIPGNWLLFGTPTTVEGLQNALVQTSGSIPSDGILSYVVFLVIVGTIVRAVTLTYRVKFYTSTTKEQNQI from the coding sequence ATGGGTGCAATCTCTGCTCTCAAGAACACGCCCGAAACGCTTCGGAGTAACCCTGTCATCTTCGCCGGGGTCTTCGCACTCATTGTCGTCGGTGCTATCAGCTCTGTTGCGCAGACGCTGAGTACAGTCGGAATTCTCGTCTTTGGGGTTGTGTTTTTCCTTGTGACACCGTTTTTCACTGCCGGGGTGATTGGTCTTATTGATCGATCACTTACCGCTGACGCAACCCTTTCAACGATCTTTGCGAAAGGCCGGGAATACTACGTGACGCTCCTAGGTGCAACGATACTACAAAGAGTTCTGTTCGGCATTCTCGGAGCCATTATCGGTCTTGGGGGAGCGTTTGCCGGCATCTTCGCGTTGTCTGGGGTTGGGCCAATCGGGGCTGGAGTTGTTATTGCTGCGCTGGTTCTACTACTTTTCATACTACCACTATTTTTCCTCCAATTTTTCGATCTCGCTGTTGTCGTGAGCGATACCGGTGCTGTAGGTGCATTCAAGTACAGTTATTCGGTTGTCCGCCAGAACATCTCGAGTGTCCTTGGATTCAGTATATTGTTCAATCTCATTGGTGCGGTCGTTGCGATCCCAGGGAATTGGTTGCTGTTCGGAACTCCAACGACGGTCGAAGGACTACAAAATGCTCTTGTTCAGACAAGCGGTTCGATACCTTCGGATGGAATTCTCTCATACGTGGTGTTCCTCGTAATTGTGGGAACAATAGTCCGAGCAGTAACGCTCACATATCGTGTGAAATTCTACACGTCCACCACCAAAGAGCAAAATCAGATCTAG
- a CDS encoding transposase: MDLLDFLRDCKRLAIQALGPTRASPPSEVARWKHLVIHGYRLEDDHSYRETKNRFRCFSELREILGLGLNDAPDYTTIYKSFDRFKMTIWRALLRVSAEQLLQSGHVALDSTFFERSHASSYCLHRADRDVQTLKVATLTDTESPAALDLQCSVEWKHDTKLGSQVVRRNADDLLSVAADKGFHDWMSKFEFYTLDVDPLVLERGSSLETVGHNALIRDAGYSQRWMSETSHSTTKRSLGSAVRAQFWYREFREIILMFAISNIEQLYEKL; the protein is encoded by the coding sequence GTGGATCTCCTCGACTTCTTGAGGGACTGTAAGCGGCTTGCCATACAAGCATTGGGACCAACGCGGGCAAGCCCACCTTCGGAGGTTGCCCGCTGGAAGCATCTCGTCATTCACGGATATCGGCTCGAAGACGACCACAGCTACCGTGAAACCAAGAATCGGTTCCGGTGTTTCAGCGAGCTGCGTGAGATTCTCGGACTCGGTCTCAACGATGCTCCAGACTACACGACGATCTACAAGTCGTTCGATCGATTCAAGATGACGATCTGGCGGGCGTTGCTCCGCGTTTCAGCGGAGCAACTCCTGCAGTCCGGTCACGTCGCTCTCGACAGTACCTTCTTCGAACGTAGTCACGCCTCATCGTATTGCCTTCATCGAGCAGATCGAGATGTACAGACACTGAAAGTTGCGACATTAACCGATACGGAGTCACCTGCTGCGTTGGATCTACAGTGTTCGGTCGAGTGGAAGCACGATACGAAGCTCGGATCGCAGGTTGTTCGGCGGAACGCCGACGACCTGCTCTCAGTCGCCGCTGACAAAGGATTTCACGACTGGATGAGCAAGTTCGAATTCTACACGCTCGACGTTGACCCGCTTGTTCTCGAACGCGGATCCTCACTGGAGACAGTTGGCCATAACGCGCTGATTCGGGACGCTGGATACTCTCAGCGGTGGATGTCCGAAACTTCGCACTCAACAACCAAGCGCTCGCTCGGCTCCGCCGTGCGAGCGCAATTCTGGTATCGTGAGTTCCGAGAAATCATCCTGATGTTCGCTATCTCGAACATCGAACAACTCTATGAGAAACTGTGA
- a CDS encoding type II toxin-antitoxin system VapC family toxin: MSSADTGTDPTSASAVDVRSDPLFIDTGAFFAYYNERDEYHETARAVFQAIRTGDLAYSPLYTTRFVLAELATLLLYKVDHATATQALGDILAAGSFNVIQADPATFAAARNEFARYDDQEITLVDQLTGVLADDRGVEHIFAFDSDFRTLGFTVVPGDTGEP, encoded by the coding sequence ATGAGTAGCGCCGACACCGGTACCGATCCTACCTCCGCGAGTGCCGTTGACGTGCGTAGCGACCCGCTGTTCATCGATACTGGGGCGTTCTTCGCGTACTACAACGAGCGTGACGAGTACCACGAGACAGCTCGCGCGGTCTTTCAAGCGATCCGTACAGGCGATCTCGCCTATTCACCCCTGTACACTACTCGATTCGTGCTCGCAGAGCTCGCAACGCTGTTACTGTACAAGGTTGATCACGCGACTGCTACGCAAGCACTTGGTGACATCCTCGCTGCGGGGAGTTTCAACGTCATCCAGGCCGATCCTGCAACGTTCGCGGCTGCACGCAATGAATTCGCCCGGTACGACGATCAGGAGATAACGCTCGTGGATCAGCTAACTGGAGTGCTCGCCGATGATCGCGGCGTCGAGCACATCTTTGCGTTCGACAGTGATTTTCGGACGCTCGGGTTCACTGTAGTCCCTGGAGATACCGGAGAACCATGA
- a CDS encoding winged helix-turn-helix domain-containing protein, with product MTERDERGRYAPDHTDADILEAVREHDPAGTSEVADQLGIARQSADQRLRKLEEAGRVHRKKIGAVAVWWLDDEERATAEIDPDDGFWDADPGSSAEPTDATKTDEYLADALE from the coding sequence ATGACTGAACGCGATGAGCGCGGGCGTTACGCTCCGGATCACACGGATGCAGACATCCTGGAGGCCGTTCGTGAGCACGATCCAGCGGGAACAAGCGAAGTAGCCGACCAGCTCGGCATTGCGCGTCAGAGTGCCGACCAGCGTCTCCGGAAGCTGGAGGAGGCAGGGCGAGTCCACCGCAAGAAGATCGGCGCGGTGGCGGTATGGTGGCTCGACGACGAAGAACGCGCGACGGCCGAGATCGATCCTGATGACGGGTTCTGGGATGCCGACCCCGGATCGTCGGCTGAACCGACGGACGCCACGAAGACCGACGAGTATCTCGCCGACGCGCTAGAATGA
- a CDS encoding RPA family protein: protein MSSSPDTSESTGREVAKRLFAREFNDATYTFKESEDELAPNYTLLPTGDRVNRLFFAGTLTETEDVGSDSEYWQGRVVDPTGTFYVYAGQYQPEAASTLRQIETPTYVTVVGKPRSYETDDGDTNVAVRPESISEVEESTRDRWVVETVEQTIDRLQAFDEEINDYAQMARDEYGERLAPYREAAIEALESLDATDADDSVSATTSEAEQDVSAGDSPASDPDPVETVDHSPGETGEAGANGGPDERAESGESSLDGSSEAEEPSEDTDTGLGDYD from the coding sequence ATGAGCTCCAGTCCAGACACGAGTGAGTCGACGGGGCGAGAGGTCGCCAAGCGGCTATTCGCTCGCGAGTTCAACGACGCGACATACACGTTCAAAGAGTCCGAGGATGAACTCGCGCCGAACTACACGCTACTGCCGACGGGCGATCGGGTCAACCGATTGTTTTTCGCGGGGACGCTGACCGAGACCGAGGACGTCGGCTCCGACAGCGAATACTGGCAGGGACGGGTGGTTGATCCAACGGGGACGTTCTACGTCTACGCGGGCCAGTATCAACCGGAGGCGGCGAGCACGCTGCGGCAGATCGAGACGCCGACGTATGTGACAGTGGTTGGGAAGCCGCGCAGTTACGAGACCGACGACGGCGACACGAACGTCGCCGTGCGGCCGGAGTCGATCAGCGAAGTCGAGGAATCGACCCGCGACCGGTGGGTAGTCGAAACGGTCGAGCAGACGATCGACCGACTCCAAGCGTTCGACGAGGAGATCAATGACTACGCGCAGATGGCACGCGACGAATACGGTGAGCGGCTCGCTCCGTATCGGGAGGCGGCCATCGAAGCGCTAGAAAGTCTCGATGCCACCGACGCTGACGACTCTGTGAGTGCAACTACAAGCGAAGCAGAGCAGGATGTGTCTGCGGGCGACTCGCCCGCCAGCGATCCCGATCCGGTCGAAACTGTCGATCACTCTCCTGGCGAGACTGGCGAGGCTGGCGCGAACGGTGGACCAGATGAACGAGCAGAGAGTGGGGAGAGCAGTCTTGACGGCAGTTCAGAGGCTGAGGAACCGTCCGAAGATACTGATACTGGACTCGGCGACTACGACTGA
- a CDS encoding helix-turn-helix transcriptional regulator has translation MYDLTGFQRDLLYVAAGKDKPHGLALKDELEEYYESQIHHGRLYPNLDTLVDKGLLEKGELDKRTNYYQVTKRGHREIEARREWEDQYVAAEA, from the coding sequence ATGTATGATCTGACTGGCTTCCAGCGTGATCTACTGTACGTGGCAGCTGGCAAAGACAAACCGCACGGTCTGGCACTCAAAGACGAACTCGAAGAGTACTACGAGAGTCAAATTCACCACGGGCGGCTCTACCCGAATCTCGATACGCTCGTCGACAAAGGACTGCTCGAAAAGGGCGAACTCGACAAGCGAACGAACTACTACCAGGTGACCAAGCGTGGACATCGCGAGATCGAGGCCCGCCGCGAGTGGGAAGACCAATACGTGGCTGCTGAGGCCTGA
- a CDS encoding ISH6 family transposase has translation MQITLTVHLVLSIDLTEQYPLAAVAEVLTQQSIESALLETLIQSLNEHLVEAYCGDKHAHGNGTNRFQRSATSTRSAVTTAGEHQFTLDYVEDTATDDENPSHFRPIEDLVDFDGKKRYQQDISAHSVDLATTLSYRDAASHGDGFDKMPSPDTIQRRVEEYGDELTEFVADRLPGTAADTVVPDGTKCYSQDDDRDYHDVQVTLAEDTAENSRSLLDVSVNADWDETASSLEAIDAITDDARVVSDAENRLVTAFTDGTRKHQLDLSHVPRTLSYMLWDDGALSLDDRREVTSEVAGELFHLKNSVEKHRPEEERSAIRERIDRTEERIEKTAWQLEQLSSPKAAEYLRSGLPSIVTFAEDALDGFEVPWTSNPVERAMGEVAKRCKRDWMRWTEDGLEALLQLRLVKYANPDYYRQFFDNFLQRSTHNKIRCTVSVTVTGGEV, from the coding sequence ATTCAAATCACACTCACCGTTCACTTGGTACTGTCCATTGATCTGACCGAACAGTATCCACTCGCTGCTGTTGCCGAGGTACTCACCCAGCAGAGTATCGAATCCGCCCTCCTTGAGACACTCATCCAAAGCCTCAACGAGCACCTCGTTGAGGCGTACTGCGGCGATAAACACGCACACGGCAACGGTACCAACCGATTCCAACGCTCCGCTACCTCCACTCGCTCGGCGGTTACCACCGCCGGCGAGCACCAATTCACTCTCGACTACGTCGAAGACACCGCTACTGACGACGAGAACCCCTCTCACTTCCGCCCTATCGAAGACCTCGTCGATTTCGATGGAAAGAAACGCTATCAACAGGATATCTCCGCTCACAGCGTCGATCTCGCCACCACGCTCTCCTACCGCGACGCTGCTTCTCACGGCGACGGCTTCGACAAGATGCCGTCGCCGGACACCATCCAGCGCCGTGTCGAAGAATACGGCGACGAACTCACCGAGTTCGTTGCCGACCGTCTTCCCGGCACAGCAGCCGACACTGTCGTCCCTGACGGCACGAAATGCTACAGTCAGGACGACGACCGCGACTACCACGACGTCCAAGTTACCCTCGCAGAAGACACCGCCGAGAACTCGCGGTCGTTGCTGGATGTCTCGGTTAACGCTGACTGGGATGAGACAGCATCCTCACTGGAGGCAATAGACGCGATCACTGACGACGCGAGGGTCGTCAGTGACGCTGAAAATCGTCTCGTCACAGCCTTTACCGACGGAACACGCAAACACCAACTCGATCTGTCCCACGTTCCACGAACACTCAGCTACATGCTCTGGGACGACGGCGCACTCTCATTAGATGACCGCAGGGAGGTCACTTCGGAAGTTGCAGGTGAGCTGTTCCATCTCAAGAACTCCGTCGAGAAGCATCGTCCAGAGGAGGAACGTTCGGCGATCCGCGAGCGGATCGACCGAACGGAAGAGAGGATAGAAAAGACGGCATGGCAGTTAGAGCAGCTATCCTCGCCGAAAGCAGCAGAGTATCTCCGGAGTGGGTTGCCATCGATAGTAACGTTCGCCGAGGATGCACTCGACGGGTTCGAGGTACCGTGGACCTCGAACCCAGTCGAACGGGCAATGGGTGAAGTCGCCAAACGGTGCAAACGTGATTGGATGCGGTGGACGGAAGACGGGTTAGAGGCGCTGCTTCAGCTGCGACTCGTGAAGTACGCGAATCCAGATTACTACCGCCAGTTCTTCGATAATTTCCTCCAGCGGTCAACCCACAACAAGATACGCTGCACTGTTTCGGTCACAGTCACTGGAGGTGAAGTCTAA
- a CDS encoding helix-turn-helix transcriptional regulator: MSETASTDGFEGEQERERLHVVTQDTRFVLLQNILGHPSQLPSMKELAYVNPSKSEGTIYQHLERLVEAGIVETYMLPSDRRKRDLPYKFYGLSDEGQAFLDRHGLLRAEETLRAVYERIEKNEQIKRFERAPRPQ; the protein is encoded by the coding sequence ATGAGCGAGACAGCATCGACGGACGGCTTCGAAGGCGAGCAAGAGCGCGAGCGGTTGCACGTCGTAACGCAGGACACGCGGTTCGTCCTCCTTCAGAACATTCTCGGCCACCCGTCACAGCTCCCCTCGATGAAGGAACTCGCCTACGTCAATCCGAGCAAGAGTGAGGGAACGATTTACCAGCATCTCGAACGGCTGGTTGAGGCGGGTATCGTCGAGACTTACATGCTCCCATCTGACCGACGCAAACGCGACCTTCCGTACAAGTTCTATGGACTGAGCGATGAGGGACAGGCGTTTCTCGATCGCCATGGCCTGTTGCGCGCCGAGGAGACGTTACGCGCAGTGTACGAGCGCATCGAGAAAAACGAGCAAATCAAACGCTTCGAGCGTGCGCCGCGGCCGCAATAG
- a CDS encoding cytochrome P450, translating into MATSGQAGPVAQPDALSTREARLDPFSWYREMREESPIRYDEDRGCWDVFRYDDVQDVLHNAEEFSSERPLTAQGENETDGMALETMLNTDPPRHDELRKVVDDPFKPGAVKHLAPHIRDITNEYIDAVVDDGEMDIVADLATPLPVTVIAELIGVPADDREQFKQWSDTIVEGPEAATVSAETVREEQLQTQAEMATYFTDLIEQRQEDPRDDLISQVIHAEIEGATLSKGETLGFLALLLIAGNITTTNLITNAVRCFATLPDGIESVRDAASLELAIEEVLRYQSPIQAVSRIATDDTQLGGHDVEAGDRVVVWNGSANHDGDQFDDPDTFVPDRSPNQHLAFGNGIHFCLGAHLARLEARTALSTMFDRFETMQVPETELQPVGSTFLYGVQELPVQFTI; encoded by the coding sequence ATGGCAACTTCAGGACAAGCGGGGCCAGTCGCTCAACCGGACGCACTCTCAACACGTGAAGCACGCCTCGATCCGTTCTCGTGGTATCGAGAGATGCGCGAGGAATCACCGATTCGCTACGACGAGGACCGCGGGTGTTGGGACGTGTTTCGCTACGACGACGTTCAAGACGTTCTCCACAACGCGGAGGAGTTTTCCTCGGAGCGACCGCTGACGGCACAGGGTGAGAATGAAACCGACGGCATGGCTCTCGAAACCATGCTCAATACCGACCCACCACGCCACGACGAGCTCCGAAAAGTCGTCGACGACCCGTTCAAGCCCGGTGCGGTGAAACACCTCGCCCCGCACATCCGTGACATCACCAACGAGTACATCGATGCCGTCGTTGATGACGGTGAAATGGATATCGTCGCGGACCTCGCCACGCCGCTGCCAGTCACCGTGATCGCCGAACTCATCGGCGTGCCAGCGGACGACCGCGAGCAGTTCAAACAATGGTCCGATACCATCGTCGAAGGTCCCGAAGCAGCCACGGTGAGCGCTGAAACAGTCAGAGAGGAACAACTACAGACCCAAGCCGAGATGGCGACGTACTTCACGGACCTGATCGAACAGCGTCAGGAAGACCCACGCGATGACCTCATCAGTCAGGTCATTCACGCCGAAATCGAAGGCGCTACCCTTTCAAAGGGTGAAACGCTCGGCTTTCTCGCATTGTTGTTGATCGCCGGAAATATCACGACCACGAATCTGATCACGAATGCGGTCCGGTGTTTCGCAACGCTTCCAGATGGGATCGAATCGGTCCGTGATGCCGCCTCGCTCGAACTTGCTATCGAAGAAGTGCTCCGGTACCAATCACCGATTCAAGCAGTCTCACGAATAGCAACAGACGACACACAACTCGGGGGTCACGATGTCGAAGCTGGTGATAGAGTCGTCGTGTGGAACGGCTCAGCAAACCATGATGGCGACCAGTTCGACGATCCCGACACGTTCGTTCCGGACAGATCGCCGAATCAGCATCTCGCCTTCGGGAATGGCATCCACTTCTGTCTCGGAGCACACCTGGCACGTCTCGAAGCGAGAACCGCTCTCTCGACGATGTTTGACCGCTTCGAGACGATGCAGGTCCCCGAAACGGAACTCCAACCAGTCGGGAGCACGTTCCTCTATGGAGTTCAGGAACTCCCAGTTCAATTTACCATATGA
- a CDS encoding zinc-dependent alcohol dehydrogenase family protein: protein MQAVVLEEFQEPLTVQDVERPEPEPDGAVAKLIGCGVCRSDWHCWQGDWDWFGYRPDPPHVLGHEPTARIVSVGEDVETVEEGQEIAIPFCLACGTCDLCRNGRENICENHIGLGFMNQAPGAFAEEVHIPHADVNAVPLPDSIDAETAAGCGCRFMTSFHAMAHRAPVSGGDDVVIHGCGGIGLSAVHIANALGGNVIAVDLKDENLDKAEELGAVATVNASEVDDPAAEVHDITDGGADVSADGLGIKTTCQNAVNSLRKGGTHVQIGLTTSEEEGMVPLPVDDFVSKEIDFHGSLGLQPSRYSEMLDMIESSKLDPAALVSETVDIHEVPDELASMTEFNTLGIPVCNDFSS, encoded by the coding sequence ATGCAGGCAGTTGTACTGGAGGAGTTTCAGGAGCCGTTGACCGTCCAGGATGTCGAACGTCCTGAACCAGAACCCGATGGAGCCGTCGCCAAACTCATCGGGTGTGGAGTCTGCCGCTCGGATTGGCACTGCTGGCAGGGCGACTGGGACTGGTTCGGTTACCGGCCCGACCCGCCACACGTTCTCGGTCACGAACCCACTGCTCGTATCGTATCCGTCGGTGAGGATGTCGAAACCGTCGAAGAGGGGCAGGAAATCGCAATCCCGTTCTGCCTCGCATGCGGGACCTGTGATCTGTGTCGGAACGGCCGCGAGAACATCTGTGAGAACCACATCGGGTTGGGATTCATGAATCAAGCTCCCGGAGCGTTCGCCGAGGAGGTTCACATTCCACACGCCGATGTCAACGCTGTGCCGCTGCCGGACAGTATCGACGCTGAAACCGCCGCTGGGTGTGGCTGCCGATTTATGACTTCGTTTCACGCGATGGCCCATCGGGCACCCGTAAGCGGTGGCGATGATGTGGTGATCCACGGCTGCGGTGGTATCGGTCTTTCAGCCGTCCACATTGCCAACGCTCTCGGTGGCAACGTGATCGCGGTGGACCTGAAGGATGAGAATCTCGACAAAGCTGAAGAACTCGGTGCGGTCGCCACCGTCAACGCTAGTGAGGTCGACGATCCCGCCGCCGAAGTTCACGACATCACTGACGGAGGAGCGGACGTCTCAGCCGACGGACTCGGTATCAAAACCACTTGCCAGAACGCGGTCAACAGCCTCCGCAAAGGCGGAACGCACGTTCAGATCGGGTTGACCACCTCGGAAGAAGAAGGAATGGTTCCACTGCCGGTCGATGACTTCGTTTCCAAGGAGATCGATTTCCACGGCTCACTCGGTCTCCAGCCCTCGCGCTACAGCGAGATGCTAGACATGATCGAATCGAGCAAACTCGATCCGGCAGCGCTCGTCAGCGAGACTGTCGACATTCACGAAGTCCCAGATGAACTCGCTTCCATGACCGAATTCAACACGCTGGGAATCCCAGTCTGTAACGATTTCAGTAGCTGA